A DNA window from Heterodontus francisci isolate sHetFra1 chromosome 49, sHetFra1.hap1, whole genome shotgun sequence contains the following coding sequences:
- the LOC137358392 gene encoding tubulin alpha-1A chain-like codes for MPSDKTIGGGDDSFNTFFSETGAGKHIPRGVFIDLEPTVIDEVRTGTYRQLFHPEQLITGKEDAANNYARGHCSIGKEIVDLVLDRIRKLADQCTGLQGFLIFHSFGGGTGSGFTSLLMERLSVDYGKKSKLEFSVYPAPQISTAVVEPYNAVLVTHCTLEHSDCAFMFDNEAIYDISRRNLDIERPTYTNLNRLLGQVVSSITASLRFDGALNVDLTEFQTNLVPYPRIHFPLVTYAPTISAEKAYHEQLSVAEITNACFEPANQMVKCDPRQGKYMACCMLYRGDVVPKDVNAAIATIKTKRSIQFVDWCPTGFKVGINYQPPTVVPGGDLAKVQRALCMLSNTTAISLAWTRINLKFDKMYAKRAFVHWYVGEGLEEGEFQDAREDMASLEKDYEEVAIDSSSLDRRAEEEE; via the exons ACGAGGTCCGTACCGGCACCTACCGACAGCTCTTTCACCCCGAGCAGCTCATCACCGGCAAGGAGGACGCGGCTAATAACTACGCGCGGGGCCACTGCTCCATCGGCAAGGAGATTGTGGATCTGGTCTTGGATCGCATACGGAAGCTG GCTGACCAGTGTACAGGACTGCAGGGTTTCCTCATCTTCCACAGTTTCGGGGGTGGGACCGGTTCGGGCTTTACTTccctcctgatggagagactctccgTCGACTACGGCAAGAAATCCAAACTAGAGTTTTCCGTTTACCCCGCGCCACAGATTTCCACCGCGGTGGTCGAGCCATACAATGCCGTACTCGTCACCCACTGCACCCTCGAGCACTCTGACTGCGCCTTCATGTTCGACAATGAGGCCATTTACGACATATCTCGGCGTAACCTTGACATTGAGCGACCGACCTACACCAACCTCAACCGTCTCCTTGGACAGGTAGTGTCATCCATCACAGCGTCGCTGCGGTTCGACGGTGCCCTCAACGTGGACCTGACTGAGTTCCAAACCAACCTGGTCCCCTATCCCCGAATTCACTTCCCTCTGGTAACCTATGCGCCCACTATTTCGGCCGAGAAGGCTTACCACGAGCAACTGTCGGTGGCGGAGATCACCAACGCATGCTTTGAGCCAGCCAACCAGATGGTGAAGTGCGACCCCCGCCAGGGCAAGTACATGGCGTGCTGCATGCTGTACCGTGGAGACGTGGTGCCCAAGGATGTCAACGCTGCCATTGCAACCATCAAGACCAAGCGCTCGATCCAGTTTGTTGATTGGTGCCCGACTGGGTTCAAG GTTGGCATCAACTATCAGCCACCGACGGTGGTACCAGGTGGTGATCTGGCAAAGGTGCAGCGAGCCCTCTGTATGCTGAGCAACACCACCGCCATTTCCTTGGCTTGGACCCGCATCAACCTCAAATTCGATAAGATGTACGCCAAGCGGGCCTTTGTCCACTGGtacgtgggggaggggctggaggaaggggaGTTCCAGGACGCACGGGAGGACATGGCCTCACTCGAGAAGGATTATGAGGAAGTGGCCATCGATTCTTCCTCGCTGGACAGAAGGGCAGAGGAGGAGGAATAA